The nucleotide sequence AACGCGGACAAGATCGTGAACAACACCCACAGCGCAAGCAGAGCAACCAGGAAGTAGACCCCTCGCCGTGCATGGCCACGCATGGCATGCCCCAGTCCCGGCAGCACTAGCGTGGCAAGGAGCGCCAGCAAGGAGCGTTCGGAAGCGGGCGCCTCCGCTCCGCGCGGGCTGGCCGAGGCAGACGATGAATCATCGAGGCTCATGCGTTCGCGGTGCCTTCGACAGGGGGCAGGAAGATACCTCGGAAGTCCTCGGCACGGAAAGGCAAATCCAGGCGTGGCCGCCGCGGGGTCTCGACGCGCACGAGCCTTGGTCGTCGCGCAAACCGGGTGGGACTCACGTTGTAGTGAAACAGCACGTCCACGCCGGGTTCCGAGCTGTGGATCAGCTCGCGTTGCAGCCGCTCGTCCAAGCACGCATCGATCGCAGACTCGACCGCGGTCTCGTCGAACTGGGTAGGCGTGATGTACTCGTCGCTGAGATTGGGCCCGTTGCCGGGAACCGGCGCGTTGCCGTTCTGCCAGAGCGACACTTGCCCCTCCATGGCGAAAGGATCCACCAACTCTCCGTCGAGCCACACGTTGAAATGCACGTGGGGAACGCTCCAGGGAAACATCAGCAACATGTCGATGCCCGACGCACCGCTGAGAGCGATGGGCTGGCCGCGCTGCACCATGTCGCCGCATTGCACTAGCGCGCGTCCCAGATGGTTGCTCGAGGTCAGTAGTCCCTCGCCATGATCGATCAGGACCTTGAGGCCGCCACGGTTGAACTCACTCGAGACGCGCGCCACGCGTCCCGGCGCCGCAGCGACGACGACGGTTCCCACGGGCACGGCGAAATCCGTCCCGTTGTGACTGTCGTAGGTCAGCCGCCCGCCGCGGAAGTCTCGGACCTGGGTGACCTTCACGGACCAGCCGCGCTCTGCAGCGGTCTGCGTGTGGTTGAACAAGTTGTAGATCGGAATCAACCCATCCCGACGAGCACGGCCCGCCCAGGTCTCCAGCGACAAGCGCGGACGCAAGATGTGGAGGCTGGAAACACCGAAGCGACTCTTGGGAGTGAAGCGATCCCCACGCAGCGCGAGGGAGGCTTCGCGCAAAGACTTCGACCACGGCGACAGACCGAAAATCTCCTTCACGGCGAGCGAGCGGGACGTCACGCCGCAGACGTCCTCCTCCGGCGCGCGGCCGTCAAGAGCGAAGACGCGCTTGTGCCAAGTCGCGTTCGCCGCTGCTGGATGCTATGTCCGGAACATGGATCGCGTCGGTGCACTGCTGGCGGTGGCGCTGCTCGGCACGGGTTGCGTGGTGGGTGCGGAGCGCCGGCCCACGACGGATGCCAACCGCGCTTCGCCGCCAGTTCCCGATGAGGAGCGAACGGCCGGGGATTCCTTGGTCGGTGGTCCGCGCGAACCCGAAGCAGAAACGCCGAGCGTGCGCCCGCACCCGGATGCCGTGTGGGTCGATGGTTCTTGGCGCTGGGACGGCGTGCGCTACGTCTGGCAGCCCGGCCGCTGGGAGCGGGCTCATCCCAGTTGGCTGCGTCGCGAGCCTTGAACGCCTTGCTCGACTAGCTCAACGCACCACGACTGTGTCGCAGCCGAGCAAGATGTCCAGCTTGCCTGTGCCGAAGCTGGTACACGTCTTGGGACAGATCATGATGCGCGTCGGAGTGGTGGGGTCATCGTAGTACCAGCCCTCGCTGACCTGATTGCAGTCGGCGGCACTCTTGACCCAACCCAGGACGTGCTTCTGACCTTTGGGGTCGGTGAACTCGACGTTGATCTTGCCGAGGGTGGCGCTCCCGCCCTCTTTCGGCGTCGGGATCGCGTAGTCGCAAGCCAGGGGCGCAGTGGCTACCGCCAGTAGCGCGCTCTGCAGCTCTTGCGCTGCGTTGCCGCTGGTGTCGCTGACGATCAGCGCTTCCCGAGTTCCACCGGCCTTGGCCACGTTGTTCAGATTCCAAAGCGATCCGATGCCGATGACGAAGGTGAAGACCCGCGGCGTTGCGCTGAGCGCCGCGGCAGCCAGGTCGGCAAGCCCCTGGGTGGACTGCGGCTCGCACTCGCTCGGGTATCCGTCGGTAGCCAACACCACGATCGTCGTATGGTCCGCATGCGCCGCTGCCCAGGTCTTCGCGTAGGCGAGAGCTCCTTCGAGGGCCGGGCCAGTCGGCGTGAAGCTCTGCGGTGCATGCTTGCCGAGCGAGGCCTTCAAAGCTGTCTGTGCGCCGGGCAACGAGGTGATGGGCACGTCGGGAGTTGCATACTGGCTGACGTTGCACGCAGCGGCGCCAGTGCCGAGGCCGAAGTATTGGATGCCGACGCCGATGCCGCCGGCTGCGGGCGACGCCACGAAGTCCGAGATGGCGCCGGTGATCGCCGACCACAGGGTCTTGCCGTCCGGGAGTTTGTTGTTCATCGACGTCGACTGGTCGAGCATGATGTACAGATCCACGGGCGCTGGCTCCGCGGCGTAGGACTCCGCGGCGCACACGTCGGCGTCGCCCAACTCGCCGCCGCCCGTGCCGGAGAAGGCTCCGATGCCGGCGTCGCTGCCGCTGCCGCCACCTCCACCCTTGGCGCCGGTTCCGCTCGTGCCGTTCGGCGTCACTTGGCTGCCGTCGTCGCCGGAGTCGCCGCACGCCGACTGCAGGCTGCACACACCAACCAGAAAAAGGACCGTGAGCCTGCGCAACGTCATGACGGCGGCGTCGACTTGCAGCCGAGGATGAGATCGATGCGGCCGCTGGTGTCTTGCTTGACGGCGTTGCACGCGTCGGGGCAGAGCAAGATCCGCGTCGGGTTGAGGGGGTCGTCGTAGTACCAACCCCAGGGCACGCAGGCTGCCAGGTTGTCGACCTTGTAGACGGGCTGTTTGCCGCCCGCGCCTGGCGTGAACTCCACGTTCACCTTGTCGGGGTCGAGGGTGCTGCCGTTGTCGGGCTTCGGGATCTCGAATTCACACGCCAGCGCGCTGCCGGTGATGGCCTGCAGTGCTGCCACGAACGCCTGCGTGCCGCCGGTGGCGTCGAAGGCCTTGCCGGTGCCTCCCGCTTGCGCGATCGCGTTCAGCAGCGTGAAGTCCGCACCCTGCATGCCCATGGTGTAGGTGAGAATCGATGGCGTGCCGGCCAGCGCATTGGCGGCAATGCCAGTCAGCGTCGCGGTCGAGCCATCGCAGCGTGTGGGCAAACCATCCGTCACCAGTAATCCCACCACCTTCTCTCCGGGGTTCTGGGTCGCGTACTGGGTCGTGAACTTCGTGAGGCCCAGCAGCGCGCCCTGGGTGGGCGTGTTGCCGCTGGGCTTGATGCTCGCGAGCCAACTCTGTACCTGTGGCGCCGTCGTTGGTACCAGCCCCATGGGGATTGCGGGAGTGTCGTAGACCGAACCGTTGCACGGACCGTCCCCGGACCAACTCTGGAGCGCGATCTTGGTAGCGACCAAGCTCTGGTCGCTGGCGAAGGCATTCAGTGCGCTGACGGCCTGGGCCCACTTGGGGCTGCCGAAGTTGGTCATGCTCGCGCTCTTGTCGAGCAAGATGTACATCGACAGTGGGATCAACTCGGCTTGTTTCGTTTCGCCCACGCACGCGCTGTCCGCGGTGAGCGCCCCATCCCCGGGGTCCCCGGCGTCGATCACGATCGCGCCGCTGTCGTCTCCATTGCCGCTGCCACTGCCGCCCCCACCGGTGGCTCCGCTGCCAATCGGTCGTTCGGATGCCAGGTCGCTCCCGCCCGCCTCCGCCGAGCAGCCC is from Polyangiaceae bacterium and encodes:
- a CDS encoding M23 family metallopeptidase gives rise to the protein MTSRSLAVKEIFGLSPWSKSLREASLALRGDRFTPKSRFGVSSLHILRPRLSLETWAGRARRDGLIPIYNLFNHTQTAAERGWSVKVTQVRDFRGGRLTYDSHNGTDFAVPVGTVVVAAAPGRVARVSSEFNRGGLKVLIDHGEGLLTSSNHLGRALVQCGDMVQRGQPIALSGASGIDMLLMFPWSVPHVHFNVWLDGELVDPFAMEGQVSLWQNGNAPVPGNGPNLSDEYITPTQFDETAVESAIDACLDERLQRELIHSSEPGVDVLFHYNVSPTRFARRPRLVRVETPRRPRLDLPFRAEDFRGIFLPPVEGTANA
- a CDS encoding VWA domain-containing protein gives rise to the protein MSFRTTGLRLSALSLALLALRLVGCSAEAGGSDLASERPIGSGATGGGGSGSGNGDDSGAIVIDAGDPGDGALTADSACVGETKQAELIPLSMYILLDKSASMTNFGSPKWAQAVSALNAFASDQSLVATKIALQSWSGDGPCNGSVYDTPAIPMGLVPTTAPQVQSWLASIKPSGNTPTQGALLGLTKFTTQYATQNPGEKVVGLLVTDGLPTRCDGSTATLTGIAANALAGTPSILTYTMGMQGADFTLLNAIAQAGGTGKAFDATGGTQAFVAALQAITGSALACEFEIPKPDNGSTLDPDKVNVEFTPGAGGKQPVYKVDNLAACVPWGWYYDDPLNPTRILLCPDACNAVKQDTSGRIDLILGCKSTPPS
- a CDS encoding YXWGXW repeat-containing protein, translated to MDRVGALLAVALLGTGCVVGAERRPTTDANRASPPVPDEERTAGDSLVGGPREPEAETPSVRPHPDAVWVDGSWRWDGVRYVWQPGRWERAHPSWLRREP
- a CDS encoding vWA domain-containing protein; this translates as MTLRRLTVLFLVGVCSLQSACGDSGDDGSQVTPNGTSGTGAKGGGGGSGSDAGIGAFSGTGGGELGDADVCAAESYAAEPAPVDLYIMLDQSTSMNNKLPDGKTLWSAITGAISDFVASPAAGGIGVGIQYFGLGTGAAACNVSQYATPDVPITSLPGAQTALKASLGKHAPQSFTPTGPALEGALAYAKTWAAAHADHTTIVVLATDGYPSECEPQSTQGLADLAAAALSATPRVFTFVIGIGSLWNLNNVAKAGGTREALIVSDTSGNAAQELQSALLAVATAPLACDYAIPTPKEGGSATLGKINVEFTDPKGQKHVLGWVKSAADCNQVSEGWYYDDPTTPTRIMICPKTCTSFGTGKLDILLGCDTVVVR